A portion of the Flavobacteriales bacterium genome contains these proteins:
- a CDS encoding ATP-binding cassette domain-containing protein, which translates to MITVENITKSFGDKEVLKGVSARFVEGKTNLIIGQSGSGKTVFVKSMVGLHDIDSGTISYDGRSLNEMGYETRKKLRQETGMVFQGGALFDSMTIEENVMFPLNMFSDMSASEKLDRVNFCLQRVNLDNVNHLLPAEISGGMQKRVAIARSIVMEPQYLFCDEPNSGLDPQTAIVIDNLIQEITHEFNITTVINTHDMNSVMEIGEHIVFIKEGLKAWEGNSDELVTTSNEDVSNFVFSSNLMRKIRARMD; encoded by the coding sequence ATGATCACCGTAGAGAACATCACAAAGAGCTTTGGAGACAAAGAGGTCCTGAAAGGGGTAAGTGCTCGATTTGTCGAGGGCAAGACTAATTTGATCATTGGGCAGAGTGGAAGCGGTAAAACCGTTTTTGTGAAAAGTATGGTTGGGCTACACGATATCGACAGTGGCACCATATCGTACGACGGTCGTTCTTTAAACGAAATGGGGTACGAGACCCGGAAAAAATTGCGTCAAGAAACGGGTATGGTGTTCCAGGGAGGAGCGCTGTTCGATTCTATGACCATCGAAGAGAATGTCATGTTCCCACTGAATATGTTCTCGGATATGTCGGCATCGGAAAAACTCGATCGAGTTAATTTTTGCCTTCAACGGGTGAATCTCGACAACGTCAATCATTTACTGCCGGCCGAGATCAGCGGGGGAATGCAAAAGCGTGTAGCCATTGCGCGCTCCATCGTTATGGAGCCCCAATACCTTTTTTGCGACGAGCCCAATAGCGGACTGGATCCTCAGACGGCCATTGTGATCGATAACCTCATTCAGGAGATCACGCACGAATTCAACATCACAACGGTGATCAATACCCACGATATGAACTCAGTGATGGAGATCGGTGAGCACATCGTATTCATTAAAGAGGGATTAAAGGCCTGGGAAGGAAATAGCGATGAACTCGTTACAACATCGAATGAAGATGTAAGCAATTTCGTTTTCAGCTCGAACCTCATGCGCAAGATCCGCGCTAGGATGGATTGA